GACCCGCCGCGACATCAAAAAAGGGGAAGAGCTCACCATCAATTACAACGGTGATATCGAAGACAAATCAGCCGTATGGTTCGATGTAAAGCGTAAATAAAAAATCCGGCCCATTTCGGCAGGATTGTTTATTATTGCAAAATATGTAAGTGCTTATATATTTTGCCACATGAGCTTTTATCCGTCATTAGGTTATCTCATTTTCGGCAGCCGGCTCCGGCGCCTGAGCGACTACTTCCTGGCTGAAGTGAATAAAGTGTATGCCCATGAAGGCATTGCTTTCGATGCCAGCTGGTTCCCTCTCTTCTATCTTTTATCTGTCAAAGAAAAGCTGACCCTGATGGACATCGCCACTGAGCTGGAGGTATCCCATTCCGCCGTAAGCCAGATGGTCACCGGCCTGAAAGCCAAAGGGCTGCTGAAGACAAGCCGTTGTGAAGAGGATGGCCGCCGCCAATGGGTGGTATTCACCAGGAAGGGTGAAGACCTGCTGCAGCAGGTGCTGCCGGTATGGAAAGGCATTGAAACCGCAATGGGAGCGCTGGCGCAGGAGAACAGGCAAAGCAGCCGGATACTGGAAGCGATAGGCGCCGTAGAAAGAGCAGTAGAAGATGCACCGCTGGCGGACCGTATCCGGCAGGCCATGGCAGCAAAATAACCGATACCAGAACAATCCAATTATATATCATGAGCCAGACATTCAAATACGGGCAGGACCAGCTGACGGTAGCCATAGCGCTGGAAATTGCGGCCGGTCGCGTCAAAGGGGAACTGAGCCCGGAAGTAACGGAGCGGGTTAAAGCCAGCCACGACCATGTGCAGGCCATTGTAAAGGAACATACCGTTGTATATGGCATCAACACCGGTTTCGGGCCGCTCTGCGATACCAGGATATCCGAAGCGGATACCCGTACCCTGCAATACAACATCCTGCAAAGCCACAGCGTAGGCGTGGGCGCTCCTATCCCTGAAGAGATCGCCAGGTTGATGCTGATCACCAAAGCGCATGCCCTGGCACAAGGATATTCGGGCATCAATCCCGCTACGCTGGACAGGATATGCTGGCATATCGACCAGCGCATCACGCCGCTCGTTCCGGAGAAAGGATCCGTGGGGGCTTCCGGGGACCTGGCGCCATTGTCACACCTCTTTCTGCCGCTGATAGGATTAGGGGAAGTATGGTATAAAGGACAGCGGGTGCCGGCTGCACAAATGCTGCAGCAGGAAGGAAAGGCGCCGGTGGTATTGGGACCGAAGGAAGGGCTGGCACTGATCAACGGTACGCAGTTCATCCTCTCATTTGCCGTCAAGGCCGTGGAACGCCTCTACAACGCCCTGGAAATGGCGGACATCATCGGGGCCATGTCCCTCGAAGGGCTGATGGGCACCGCCAAACCCTTTGACCCGCGCCTGCATGCGATAAGGCCTTTTGCCGGCAACCAGCTGGTGGCCCACCGCCTGGATGCCCTGGTGCGCGGTTCGCAGATCATGGCGTCGCATGCGGATTGCGGAAGGGTGCAGGACCCTTACTCCCTGCGCTGCATGCCGCAGGTGCACGGCGCTTCCCGCACCGCGTGGAAACACCTGGAAGAACTGACCACCATCGAGCTGAATGCGGTGACCGACAACCCCATCATATTCAATGCGCACGATACCATCAGCGGCGGCAATTTTCACGGGCAGCCCATGGCCCTGCCGCTGGATTATGCTACCGTAGCGGCGGCAGAGCTGGGCAATATTGCGGATCGCCGCTGTTATATGATGATCGAAGGGCGCTACGGCCTGCCAAAGCTGCTGATCGAAGACGCCGGCCTGAACTCCGGTTTCATGATCCCGCAATACACCACCGCCGCGCTGGTGACGGAGAATAAAACACTTTGTTTCCCCGCCAGCGCAGATAGCGTGCCTACCTCCCTGGGGCAGGAAGACCATGTGTCCATGGGCTCCATCAGCGGCAGAAAACTCATGCAGGTGATCGGCAACCTGGAATACATTCTCGCCATTGAGCTGCTGTATGCCGCGCAGGCTATAGATTTCAGGCGCCCCCTGCAATCCGCGAAGATCATTGAAGCCTGTCACCATCACGTAAGGGAGAAAGTTTCTTTTGCGAAGAAGGACCGCATCTTTGCGGACGACATTTCAGCACTGCACCAGCTCATCACAGACAAATCACTCATTCATGTGGCGAATACCACCGCTGCACAACACCAGATCAATTTAAACGGACCATATGATGAACAATTCCGGCTTTCTTGATACCTATGCGGCGCACCCGCATTACAAGGCCCCCCGCGGCACACAGCTGCATGCCCGCTCCTGGCAGACGGAAGCCCCCCTGCGCATGCTGCTCAATAACCTGGACCATGAAGTGGCGGAGAACCCCGATGAACTGGTCGTGTACGGCGGCATCGGCCAGGCTGCCCGCAACCGGGAAGCCTTGCAGCAGATCATCCGCATCCTGCTGACGCTGGACGAAGAGCATTCGCTGCTGGTGCAGTCCGGCAAACCGGTGGGTATTGTGCGGACGCATCCCCAGGCGCCAAGGGTACTGCTGGCGAACAGCAACCTTGTACCCAAATGGGCTACCTGGGAGCATTTTAATGAATTGCGCGCCAAAGGGCTGATGATGTATGGACAGATGACGGCCGGCAGCTGGATCTATATCGGCACGCAGGGCATTCTGCAGGGCACTTACGAAACCTTTGTGGAATGCGGCCGGCAGCATTTCAATGGCGACCTGAAAGGCAGATTGCTGGTAACGGCTGGTCTCGGCGGGATGGGCGGCGCTCAGCCCCTCGCGGCCACCATGGCCGGCGCCGTTTTTATCGGCGCGGATGTAGACCCCGCCCGTATTCAGAAACGCATCGATACAAAGTATATCGACAGGATGACCCATTCCTACGAAGAAGCCATCCAATGGGCCAGGGAAGCGCAGGCCAGCGGAGAAGCGCTCTCCATCGGTCTCGTCAGCGATGCGGGCGACCTGCTGGAACGCCTGGCTAACGACAACATTGTACCGGATATCCTCACGGACCAGACTTCCGCCCATGATCCCGTGAACGGCTATGTGCCGCATGGCATGAGCCTGGAAGAAGCGGCGGCTCTTCGTACAACCGACCCCGTTAGCTACAAGCAGCGTTCCCTCAAAAGTATGGCGAGGCATGTGCATTATATGCTGGAACTGCAGCGCCGCGGCGCCGTTACCTTCGATTATGGCAACAACCTGCGGGAATTCGCGCGGGAAGGCGGCGAACCGGATGCGTTCAATTTCCCCGGATTCACACCCGCCTATATCCGCCCGCTCTTTTGCGAGGGCAAAGGTCCCTTCCGCTGGGTGGCGCTTTCCGGCGATCCAGAAGATATTTATACGACAGACCGCGCCCTCATGGAAGCGTTCCCCGATAACCAGCCTTTGCTCAACTGGCTGCAGAAAGCACAGGAGCGCGTGGCCTTCCAGGGATTACCTGCACGGATATGCTGGCTGGGCATGGGCGAACGGGAGAAAGCCGGACTGATATTCAATGAGCTGGTGCGGACCGGTAAGGTGAAAGCGCCCATCGTGATAGGGCGGGATCACCTGGACTGCGGTTCCGTGGCTTCTCCCAACCGGGAGACCGAAGCTATGAAAGACGGATCAGATGCTGTTTCCGACTGGACCCTCCTGAACCTGATGTCCAATACCGCGGGCGGTGCTACCTGGGTGTCTTTCCATCATGGCGGCGGTGTGGGCATGGGATATTCCCAGCATGCCGGTATGGTGGTGCTGGCAGATGGTACGGACCGTGCGGCGGCATGCCTGAAAAGAGTGTTGCACAATGATCCGGCACTGGGGATCTTTCGCCATGCTGATGCCGGTTATGAGCGTGCGCAGGAATGGTTGGAGCGTTTTGAATTGGGGTTTGATCTGGAATAAAATGACATTCCCTCTGACACTGGCGAAGCATAAAATGTACAGGTGAAATAGCGTTATCGGACTTGTTAGGATACAGGTGAAATAACATTCCATCTGTTCGCAATGTATAAAAATGAAGAGATGAGATGCAAATCCCATCAGACCCGTAGAAAAATAAATATGTACTGATGAAATACTATTCCATCAGACCCGTGAAAAAATAAATATGAACTGATGAGATGCAAATCCCATCTGACCCGTAAAAAATAAATATGTACAGATGAAACTCATTGGACCTTTCTCTCAAATCCTGCTCCTGCAGGAACTGCCGCTTAAAGGCGCTTTGAAGGATGAACAACTGACGGTCATCGAAGCGGGCGGCATATTACTGGAGGATGGCAAACAACCGGTTGCCGGCACATACACAACCCTGCAGGCAAAACATCCGGGCATTGCGCTGGAATGGATCGATGAACCGATGGTGCTGCTGCCGGGCTTTGTGGACTGCCATACGCACATCTGCCACGCCGGTACGCGCAGTCGTGACTACGCGATGCGCATTGCCGGAAAGTCTTACCTGGACATTGCCCGCGCCGGCGGAGGGATATGGGATTCCGTGATGAGAACACGCGAAGCCGAAGAAACTGCACTGGCTGCCCTGACCGTTGCCCGGGCGAACCGGCATCTGCGCAACGGCGTAACAACAATAGAAGTGAAAAGCGGGTACGGATTGAATATGGATGCAGAGCTGAAAATGCTGCGCGCCATCCGTCACGCCAGTCTGCATACACCAGCTTCGCTGATCCCTACCTGCCTGGCGGCGCACATGCAGCCAAAGGACTTTACAGGGCATAGCTACCTGCAATGGATACTCAACGAATTGCTGCCTCTTGTCCGGGAAGAACAGCTGGGCAACCGTGTGGACATCTTCATTGAAGAAACAGCCTTCTCCGCGGCTGCCGCAAAACCTTTTCTGCTGGCCGCCAAAGCCGCCGGTTTTCAGCTTACCGTGCATGCGGACCAGTTCAGCAGCGGAGGTTCCGCGGTGGCGGTGGAAACGGGGGCGTTGTCTGCAGACCACCTCGAAGCATCCACTCCCGAAGATATCCGGCGGCTGGCCAAATCCGATACGGTGGCGGTGGTGCTGCCCGGCGCTTCATTGGGGCTGGGAATGCCTTACGCTCCGGCGCGCCGCCTGCTGGATGCGGGAGCCTGCGTAGCCATTGCAAGCGACTGGAACCCCGGTTCCGCACCCATGGGAGAGCTGCTGATGCAGGCCGCCGTTATGAGCGCTGCGGAGAAGCTCTCCACAGCAGAGGTCTTTGCCGGGCTGACATTCCGGGCCGCAAAAGCATTGGGCATTACACCGGACCCCGCGGACATGCAGGCTTATCCCTGCGGCGATTACCGGGATATACTGTATTACCAGGGCAGCATGAAACCGGCAATGGTATGGAAAGCCGGCCACCTGATTGACATGAATGAGTGTTGATCGTCCGGCGGGAAAATGATCATTTAACCCTTTCTTTGCAATATGAACAACTGGCATGGACGTACAGACGGAACAACACCTGATGCCTTGCGCTGGCACCAGGTGGTACAGATCGCGCGGGAAACATTGCCCGTGCTGGAACTGGGCCGGAAAGGCATAGCCTTCCTGGGTTTTGCTTGCGATGAAGGCGTCCGCCGGAACAAAGGGCGGACAGGTGCGGCGGCTGGTCCGGATGCCCTGCGGAAGATGTGCGCAGGTTTTCCCGTGCATTTCGATGAACATTTGCTTGTTGACGCCGGTGATGTGATCTGCCCGCGCGGGGACCTGGAAGCCGCGCAGGAAGAGCTTTCCGGCAGGGTGGCGGGGATCATGGCGGCAGGGTATCTGCCGGTGATCTTCGGCGGCGGCCATGAAATTGCGTACGGCCATGAACGTGGTATCCGGCGCTTCATGCCGCCGGAACAACAGCTCGGCATCATCAATTTCGATGCGCATTTCGATCTGCGGGAGCCGGGGGAAGAAGGCGCCAGCTCCGGCACCGGGTTCTGGCAAATGGCACAGGACAGGCGGTCTGCCGGTATGCCCTTCCATTATCTCGCCCTGGGCATCCAGCAGCACAGCAATACCCGCCGGTTGTTCGATACCGCGGAAAAACTGGGCGCGGAATATCTGCCCGCCTCTCTCTTTCAACCCAAATATCACGATCAGCTCGTAGACGCTATACAGGCCTTTATAGGCCGGAATGACCGGATCTATCTCACCGTCTGCCTCGATGTGTTCGCCGCCTCATACGCCCCCGGCGTCAGCGCTACGGCTTACAACGGCCTTGTGCCGGATGCCCTCTTCCTCGACTGTTTCCGTACCGTGCTGCGCAGCGGAAAACTGGCC
This genomic stretch from Chitinophaga sp. XS-30 harbors:
- the hutI gene encoding imidazolonepropionase, encoding MKLIGPFSQILLLQELPLKGALKDEQLTVIEAGGILLEDGKQPVAGTYTTLQAKHPGIALEWIDEPMVLLPGFVDCHTHICHAGTRSRDYAMRIAGKSYLDIARAGGGIWDSVMRTREAEETALAALTVARANRHLRNGVTTIEVKSGYGLNMDAELKMLRAIRHASLHTPASLIPTCLAAHMQPKDFTGHSYLQWILNELLPLVREEQLGNRVDIFIEETAFSAAAAKPFLLAAKAAGFQLTVHADQFSSGGSAVAVETGALSADHLEASTPEDIRRLAKSDTVAVVLPGASLGLGMPYAPARRLLDAGACVAIASDWNPGSAPMGELLMQAAVMSAAEKLSTAEVFAGLTFRAAKALGITPDPADMQAYPCGDYRDILYYQGSMKPAMVWKAGHLIDMNEC
- the hutH gene encoding histidine ammonia-lyase, which encodes MSQTFKYGQDQLTVAIALEIAAGRVKGELSPEVTERVKASHDHVQAIVKEHTVVYGINTGFGPLCDTRISEADTRTLQYNILQSHSVGVGAPIPEEIARLMLITKAHALAQGYSGINPATLDRICWHIDQRITPLVPEKGSVGASGDLAPLSHLFLPLIGLGEVWYKGQRVPAAQMLQQEGKAPVVLGPKEGLALINGTQFILSFAVKAVERLYNALEMADIIGAMSLEGLMGTAKPFDPRLHAIRPFAGNQLVAHRLDALVRGSQIMASHADCGRVQDPYSLRCMPQVHGASRTAWKHLEELTTIELNAVTDNPIIFNAHDTISGGNFHGQPMALPLDYATVAAAELGNIADRRCYMMIEGRYGLPKLLIEDAGLNSGFMIPQYTTAALVTENKTLCFPASADSVPTSLGQEDHVSMGSISGRKLMQVIGNLEYILAIELLYAAQAIDFRRPLQSAKIIEACHHHVREKVSFAKKDRIFADDISALHQLITDKSLIHVANTTAAQHQINLNGPYDEQFRLS
- the hutG gene encoding formimidoylglutamase, with the protein product MNNWHGRTDGTTPDALRWHQVVQIARETLPVLELGRKGIAFLGFACDEGVRRNKGRTGAAAGPDALRKMCAGFPVHFDEHLLVDAGDVICPRGDLEAAQEELSGRVAGIMAAGYLPVIFGGGHEIAYGHERGIRRFMPPEQQLGIINFDAHFDLREPGEEGASSGTGFWQMAQDRRSAGMPFHYLALGIQQHSNTRRLFDTAEKLGAEYLPASLFQPKYHDQLVDAIQAFIGRNDRIYLTVCLDVFAASYAPGVSATAYNGLVPDALFLDCFRTVLRSGKLAGVDIAELNPSLDIDNRTAKLAASLVFETVMNYFTWERH
- the hutU gene encoding urocanate hydratase, with product MMNNSGFLDTYAAHPHYKAPRGTQLHARSWQTEAPLRMLLNNLDHEVAENPDELVVYGGIGQAARNREALQQIIRILLTLDEEHSLLVQSGKPVGIVRTHPQAPRVLLANSNLVPKWATWEHFNELRAKGLMMYGQMTAGSWIYIGTQGILQGTYETFVECGRQHFNGDLKGRLLVTAGLGGMGGAQPLAATMAGAVFIGADVDPARIQKRIDTKYIDRMTHSYEEAIQWAREAQASGEALSIGLVSDAGDLLERLANDNIVPDILTDQTSAHDPVNGYVPHGMSLEEAAALRTTDPVSYKQRSLKSMARHVHYMLELQRRGAVTFDYGNNLREFAREGGEPDAFNFPGFTPAYIRPLFCEGKGPFRWVALSGDPEDIYTTDRALMEAFPDNQPLLNWLQKAQERVAFQGLPARICWLGMGEREKAGLIFNELVRTGKVKAPIVIGRDHLDCGSVASPNRETEAMKDGSDAVSDWTLLNLMSNTAGGATWVSFHHGGGVGMGYSQHAGMVVLADGTDRAAACLKRVLHNDPALGIFRHADAGYERAQEWLERFELGFDLE
- a CDS encoding MarR family winged helix-turn-helix transcriptional regulator, producing the protein MSFYPSLGYLIFGSRLRRLSDYFLAEVNKVYAHEGIAFDASWFPLFYLLSVKEKLTLMDIATELEVSHSAVSQMVTGLKAKGLLKTSRCEEDGRRQWVVFTRKGEDLLQQVLPVWKGIETAMGALAQENRQSSRILEAIGAVERAVEDAPLADRIRQAMAAK